GGTGGTGGATGAAGCCCATCACCTGGTCTGGAGCGAAGATGCCCCGAGCCGTGAATATCAGGCGATTGAACAGCTGGCCGAACGCGTGCCAGGCGTACTGCTGCTGACCGCGACGCCGGAACAGCTCGGTATGGAGAGCCACTTCGCGCGTCTGCGCCTGCTGGACCCAAACCGTTTCCACGATTTCGAGCAGTTTGTCGAAGAACAGCAGAACTATCGCCCGGTGGCGGACGCCGTGGCGCTGCTGCTGGCGGGCACGCACCTGAACGATGAACAGCTCAACACCTTAAGCGAACTGATTGGCGAACAGGATATCGAGCCGCTGCTGCAAACCGCCAACAGCGACCGCGACGGCGCCGAAAGCGCGCGTCAGGAGCTGGTCTCCATGCTGATGGACCGCCACGGCACCAGCCGCGTGCTGTTCCGTAACACCCGCAACGGCGTGAAAGGCTTCCCGCAGCGCGAGTTGCACACCATTAAGCTGCCGCTGCCGACGCAGTACCAGACCGCGATTAAAGTCTCTGGCATCATGGGCACGCGTAAATCTGCCGAAGAGCGCGCGCGCGATATGCTCTACCCGGAGCAGATTTATCAGGAATTTGAAGGCGACAGCGGCACCTGGTGGAACTTCGACCCGCGCGTGGAGTGGCTGATGGGCTATCTGACCAGCCACCGCTCGCAGAAAGTGCTGGTGATTTGCGCCAAAGCCGCCACCGCCCTGCAACTGGAGCAGGTGCTGCGCGAGCGAGAAGGCATCCGCGCCGCCGTGTTCCATGAAGGCATGTCGATTATCGAGCGCGACCGCGCGGCGGCCTGGTTTGCTGAAGAAGATACCGGCGCGCAGGTGCTGCTGTGCTCGGAAATCGGCTCCGAAGGCCGCAACTTCCAGTTCGCCAGCCAGCTGGTGATGTTCGATCTGCCGTTCAACCCCGATCTGCTGGAACAGCGTATCGGCCGTCTGGACCGTATCGGCCAGGCGCATGATATCCAGATCCATGTGCCGTACCTTGAGAAAACCGCGCAATCCGTGCTGGTGCGCTGGTATCACGAAGGGCTGGACGCGTTCGAACACACCTGCCCTACCGGACGCGCCATTTATGACAGCGTCTATGAGCAGCTGATTGGCTACCTCGCCGCCCCGGAGAACACCGAAGGCTTTGACGCGTTGATTCAGGCGTGCCGCAAACAGCACGATGAACTGAAAGCGCAGCTTGAGCAGGGCCGCGACCGCCTGCTGGAGATCCACTCTAACGGCGGCGAAAAAGCCCAGCAGCTGGCTGATGCCATCGCTGAACAGGATGACGATACGGGCCTGGTGAATTTCGCCATGAACCTGTTCGACATCGTCGGCATCAATCAGGACGATCGCGGCGAACATATGATTGTGCTGACGCCATCCGATCATATGCTGGTGCCGGATTTCCCCGGCCTGCCGGAAGATGGCTGTACCATTACGTTTAACCGCGACGTGGCGCTGTCGCGCGAAGACGCGCAGTTCATCACCTGGGAGCACCCGCTTATCCGCAACGGTCTGGATCTGATCCTTTCCGGCGACACCGGCAGCTGCACCATTTCGCTGCTGAAAAACAAAGCGTTACCGGTCGGCACGCTGCTGCTGGAACTGATTTACGTGGTCGAAGCCAAAGCGCCGAAGCAGTTGCAGCTTAACCGCTTCCTGCCGCCGACGCCGGTCCGCATGCTGCTTGATAAAAACGGCAATAACCTGGCAGGCCAGGTGGAGTTTGAAAGCTTCAACCGCCAGCTCAGCGCCGTGAACCGCCATACCGGCAGCAAGCTGGTGAACGCGGTGCAGCAGGAAGTG
This sequence is a window from Cronobacter sakazakii. Protein-coding genes within it:
- the rapA gene encoding RNA polymerase-associated protein RapA, whose product is MPFTLGQRWISDTESELGLGTVVAIDARMVTLLFPATGENRLYARNDSPVTRVMFNPGDTVTSHEGWQLKVDEVKEENGLLIYIGTRLDTLEENVALREVFLDSKLVFSKPQDRLFAGQIDRMDRFALRYRARKYQSEQYRMPWSGLRGQRTNLIPHQLNIANDVGRRHAPRVLLADEVGLGKTIEAGMIIHQQLLAGAAERVLIVVPETLQHQWLVEMLRRFNLRFSLFDDERYAEAQHESDNPFDTEQLVICSLDFVRRNKQRLEHLCDAEWDLLVVDEAHHLVWSEDAPSREYQAIEQLAERVPGVLLLTATPEQLGMESHFARLRLLDPNRFHDFEQFVEEQQNYRPVADAVALLLAGTHLNDEQLNTLSELIGEQDIEPLLQTANSDRDGAESARQELVSMLMDRHGTSRVLFRNTRNGVKGFPQRELHTIKLPLPTQYQTAIKVSGIMGTRKSAEERARDMLYPEQIYQEFEGDSGTWWNFDPRVEWLMGYLTSHRSQKVLVICAKAATALQLEQVLREREGIRAAVFHEGMSIIERDRAAAWFAEEDTGAQVLLCSEIGSEGRNFQFASQLVMFDLPFNPDLLEQRIGRLDRIGQAHDIQIHVPYLEKTAQSVLVRWYHEGLDAFEHTCPTGRAIYDSVYEQLIGYLAAPENTEGFDALIQACRKQHDELKAQLEQGRDRLLEIHSNGGEKAQQLADAIAEQDDDTGLVNFAMNLFDIVGINQDDRGEHMIVLTPSDHMLVPDFPGLPEDGCTITFNRDVALSREDAQFITWEHPLIRNGLDLILSGDTGSCTISLLKNKALPVGTLLLELIYVVEAKAPKQLQLNRFLPPTPVRMLLDKNGNNLAGQVEFESFNRQLSAVNRHTGSKLVNAVQQEVHAILQGGEAQVEKAARELIDAARQEADDKLSAELSRLEALRAVNPNIRDDELAAIEHNRQQVLENLNQASWRLDALRLIVVTHQ